The sequence aaTGATGAGCATGCCTTGTCAGActtaaacaaaaagtttgttaaatctGTTTTAGAGCGCTCTGAAGAAATAACAATGGACCACGAACAGTTTCCCTTGGTTGTGTATGCTATTTCGAAAAGTGGTAAAGCGTCAAGGAGTAACACAGTTTTGCAGGATTTAATACAGTTACTAAAGAAGGATAAACTGTTGGAACAGGCTGTATTATGTCAAAAATtacttgaatttttgatactgtTCAATGACGCGGATATATTGGCCCAACTTATACCTCTGGCCATGAGAGCTTTGGAAATGTATAGTATTGATGGTTCCATAAAATTGTTGCCGGAACCTtttagtaacatttttaaactaatAGCTGATCATTTCACTTCTCAGACCATGGAAACTATTTTAATGGATGAACCTAAAGCCTGGCAGTTGATTGAAAGTATCTTCCAAAATCATATGTTGTTCATGGTAGTTGAGGGCAACTTGAAGCCAGTACCCTGTGTTTTCTTGGAGTGTCTAGATGAGTATGCTTTGGAGAAGATGCCGAGCAAGTATAAACAAGATTTCCTCATGTTGCTCATTAAAACTTTGGCAGAAGCAGAAAATGATGCAATTTTCCAGGCCGCCaataagttattgaaaaaatGCTCTTTGGATTGCACACACTTGAAGGAATTGATTGTCTCCATGTACAAGACCAAGGAGGATAAACAAAAGTCTCCCAGCATCAGAAAATCTTTGGCCAAACGTGATTCTACCAAACCTATAGAGGTGCAAACGAATGCTCTCAACTGGAAACAGGGTGTGGTGTTAATGGAattgttggaaaataaaaagaaactagAACATACCGACTGTTTGATACCCTCACTATTCGAGCTATTAAATTGTTGTCTGTCCGTGGAGGAACAAACCACTGTGGAGTACACCAAACAGTTGGTTTTATCGGCCATTTTGCACAGCTGTCAAAAGGCCTCAGAAGATGGTTGTAATCTACAGACGGCTTTGCCCAAAACCACATTCCGCATGGATCAAGTGGTGCAATGTTTGCGTGCTTCACAAAATCCTCAAACCCATCACAATGCTTTGTTGTTACTCTCCCATTGTGCAGCTCTGTTTCCCCAACAAGTCTTGCACAATATTGTGGATATCTTTACGTTTATGGGTTCATCGGTGGTGAGACATGATGATGCCTTTAGTTTTCACATCATCAATGATATTATAGTGTCCATAGTACCAATATTAGTTAAGGAAAAGTCTGCCGTTATACCCGTGCTCAAAGTATTTTCCGATATTATGTTGGATGTGCCAGAACATAGGCGACTACCGCTCTACACCAAACTTATAGAGACCCTGGGATCTGAGGAATATCTGTGGATGTTTTTGTGTGTTGTATTTGAGGCGCATGTCATAGATGATGAAAAGCAAAGACTGATACAAAAGAAACCCAACAAATCCAAATCCTTTGCAGCAGATCAAATGGCAAAACGCATAGAAATTGTCTTGGAGTTGACCAACACCTTTAAGCCTCAAACTATTATAGGAACCTGTATACAACTTATGAAATACACCGAACAATTGCCCATGCAAAAGGAAGACAACACCAATACCCGTAAATCTCTAAGCAATTTGGACAATCTGGAAGCCTATTTGTTCGACATAAACACTCGTTCCGCCAAACAATTGCGTCATTACAAATATGTTATCATGCAATTCTTGTCGGCCATTACTTCCGCCAATGAATTCTTACGCCAAATTGCTTTACTCACCGATGACGATATTCTCATCATGAAACCTTTCTATCAAAACTTCATCATCCGAATTCTCTCGTTTGTTCCGTTGGTTACAGCCACCATCGAGAAATCCGAAGACACCTCCCAACAAAAGTTTTGGAAAGTTATTTTGCATCACTTGCACGATGTTCTGGATAATGCTATATCCCTACTCTCAGCTGAAATGTTTTTGGTGGTGGTAAATGGTCTGTTGCAACATCAATTGCTTAGTATACGCAAAAAGGTCATTGAATTATTGATCAGTAAACTGCAGCAGAAAGACACCAACTTTTTGGCCTGTGACGCTAAACACTTCCATAATCTTCTTAAACCATTGGCTGATATGGTTTCCGGCATATTGACTAAAGATGAAACGGTAGAGGCCTCACAACAAAATGAATTGGTGTTCTTGCAACAGACCGCTTTGATCGCCATAAAACTGTTGTCTAAACATTTCGCCCTCATATATATTGCTGAATTTAAGGACATTCTGGGCAATCTTAccaaaatcaccaaaaatcgtTCTTCTATTTCGAAAATTGTTTTGGCTACAGTCGTATTGTGCATGATAGAGATTTCGTCGAATTTGAAGGTCCATTCTTTGGCTCATTTGCCCAAGTTTATGCCACAAATGATTGAAATTCTGCAAGATCAAGCTGAATTGGTGCGTTCTCATCCACCAGATAATGTGTGCATAGCAATTGTTACAGGTAAATTGAAGTTAAAACAGCTAGAACTAATTTGGAAttttgaactagaactgaactagaactgaactagaactgaactagaactgaactagaactgaactagaactgaactagaactgaactagaactgaactagaactgaactagaactagaactgaactgaactagaactgaactagaactgaactagaactgaactagaactgaactagaactgaactagaactgaactagaactgaactagaactgaactagaactgaactagaactagaactgaactagaactgaactagaactgaactagaactgaactagaactgaactagaactgaactagaactgaactagaactgaactagaactgaactagaactgaactagaactgaactagaactgaactagaactgaactagaactgaactagaactgaactagaactgaactagaactgaactagaactgaactagaactgaactagaactagaactgaactagaactgaactagaactgaactagaactgaactagaactgaactagaactgaactagaactgaactagaactgaactagaactgaactagaactgaactagaactgaactagaactgaactagaactgaactagaactgaactagaactgaactagaactgaactagaactgaactagaactgaactagaactgaactagaactgaactagaactgaactagaactgaactagaactgaactagaactgaactagaactgaactagaactgaactagaactgaactagaactgaactagaactgaactagaactgaactagaactgaactagaactgaactagaactgaactagaactgaactagaactgaactagaactgaactagaactgaactagaactgaactagaactgaactagaactgaactagaactgaactagaactgaactagaactgaactagaactgaactagaactgaactagaactgaactagaactgaactagaactgaactagaactgaactagaactgaactagaactgaactagaactgaactagaactgaactagaactgaactagaactgaactagaactgaactagaactgaactagaactgaactagaactgaactagaactgaactagaactgaactagaactgaactagaactgaactagaactgaactagaactgaactagaactgaactagaactgaactagaactgaactagaattgaactagaactgaactagaactgaactagaactgaactagaactgaactagaactgaactagaactgaactagaactgaactagaactgaactagaactgaactagaactgaactagaactgaactagaactgaactgaactagaactgaactagaactgaactagaactgaactagaactgaactagaactgaactaaaactgaactagagttacttaataaattataacagtTTCCTAATTGCAATTTCCTTTTAGGCATGCAGAAACTTTTCGAAACCTTGCCTCTCTTTTTGGGACCCTACATTGTGGACATTATCACCGCCTTAAGTTCCATTGGCACCCGTATAACAGCCCAAAACAATGAGAAAGATCAAAGATCTATTAACACTTTACAAAAGATAAACACAATCTGGTCGAAAATCGCCACTGAGGTACCAGTACGTATTTTAGTGCCCAGCTGTGAAAAGGCATACAATAAACTAATGACCAGCAAAAATTATGCCGACATTACTGTTTTAATGAAACTGTTACACCAGTCCTTAACCAACGCCAACAATAATGACTTGGCCAATGTACGCATTGAACTGACTGATCTGTTTATGGAAGCTCTTGAGTTCCGCGTACAATTGAAGAATTCCAAATTGGAAATGGAAAGTATAAATACCATAGAAGCTGCCATAATTGACGCTTTTGCAGCCTGGGTGTTGAAACTTTCGGAAAGTTCGTTCAGACCTCTATACCACAAACTATACACTTGGGCTTTGCAGGGCAGCCAACAGAAGGAAAACATTTTAACTTATTTCCTATTGACCAACAAAATTGCTGAATCCCTTAAATCCTTGTTTGTGCTATTCGCTGGTGATTTCATAGAAGATACTGCCCGTCTGCTCAATGAATCGAATGCTAATAAAATTGATATAGAACCCGAAACAGAATATCTTACCACAGAACTGCTAAAGGCTGTTTTAAGTACTTTGTTTAATATATTCCTGCATGACAGCAAAGAGTTCATTAATACCCAAcgttttgaatatttaatgcCAGCCATTGTTGATCAATTGGAAAATCGTTTGGTCTTAGAGCAAGATTCGCTGCAAAAAATCCTAAGCGACTGTATTGCTCAATTGGCAGTGGATGTTTGCAATGATGTTATGTGGAAACAGTTGAATTATCAGGTGCTTTTAAAGACACGCACCAGTGTACCAGAGGTACGTATTTTCGCCTTCAATTGCTGTGTGGAAATTGCACGTAAATTGGGTGATGATTTTACACCTTTATTACCCGAAACTGTACCCTTCATTGCTGAGCTGTTT comes from Calliphora vicina chromosome 2, idCalVici1.1, whole genome shotgun sequence and encodes:
- the l(2)k09022 gene encoding HEAT repeat-containing protein 1 homolog, yielding MSTTLFEQLERLKAPQAGAFTDSKRKASILFEPKEAASKDRRTIYDLGINGLQELIVLNAQFQQFEGTLFDENTLHLERAVENKNINELLDKNIKKFLQHLSPYFLLRPAHLCLEWLIRRFQINDYNQNELMALVLPYHETNAFVKVIQTFKLKESEKGWSWLKPLQKPGKHLAKTAILNKAATDKGFFNFICTSTLEAIKEFGPHAHLLQTQLNFYGSVAVGALEVASSIQEWHISTLLPSLLKGLSSGCIDFVSAAYIISARLVARTQLTPKFCNALIAKVSAVSFDRLRRTAVLLLIWVFDSQQAAAPKFTEETLLHLVQNNWLTSILSSLAQENVNVQALIVPLMEDCIKAMQDQHANANDFKTFLETLLNDIEFPVSTAQNIISSFLDCYIPAAAPAPPSVSTLNDGDIIELDSEDDDVNMPLAGNVHFQSWYSQYLHKLEKQYPTAFDLTIKDSLSNNEKQVSINRRKAIKMALAYRLQSFDSGSCDIYESLYHHSAAIRLVAIKTILNNLKDYQKRSQNLQLLKECLVDRLYDDSEEIVNEILKLNTGDIMNMISYQKFVKALIAILFKIQLKPAQWSRLSVNVVRHLTSLEVIEQYDNNLILMALMSLLFPMEGEGVTAEAIIEIVNSPLAERIRFLQDLHVDPVNFHVNEFKKHFLDVIAAAKDTPTAVELFDCVASQGEAYFKHGMQFYHFILLVTAYMKQRYSAKQSLQMFKQISVYCKKFQIKSVAKWDTYMKLKYIPLPLFCDFLMTLTLHTNFQDLLKQSWDQPDALELQYFLSVFQYVSNECFRRKNNEAEQLEWSKILKELFDTVFQDAFSKVGFLVNFYVYENVASISDYKVLRLRAFKLMQILLQKNNTHKIKLSTMHILKICIALSSNSQTMRLEALETLKLIYNDEHALSDLNKKFVKSVLERSEEITMDHEQFPLVVYAISKSGKASRSNTVLQDLIQLLKKDKLLEQAVLCQKLLEFLILFNDADILAQLIPLAMRALEMYSIDGSIKLLPEPFSNIFKLIADHFTSQTMETILMDEPKAWQLIESIFQNHMLFMVVEGNLKPVPCVFLECLDEYALEKMPSKYKQDFLMLLIKTLAEAENDAIFQAANKLLKKCSLDCTHLKELIVSMYKTKEDKQKSPSIRKSLAKRDSTKPIEVQTNALNWKQGVVLMELLENKKKLEHTDCLIPSLFELLNCCLSVEEQTTVEYTKQLVLSAILHSCQKASEDGCNLQTALPKTTFRMDQVVQCLRASQNPQTHHNALLLLSHCAALFPQQVLHNIVDIFTFMGSSVVRHDDAFSFHIINDIIVSIVPILVKEKSAVIPVLKVFSDIMLDVPEHRRLPLYTKLIETLGSEEYLWMFLCVVFEAHVIDDEKQRLIQKKPNKSKSFAADQMAKRIEIVLELTNTFKPQTIIGTCIQLMKYTEQLPMQKEDNTNTRKSLSNLDNLEAYLFDINTRSAKQLRHYKYVIMQFLSAITSANEFLRQIALLTDDDILIMKPFYQNFIIRILSFVPLVTATIEKSEDTSQQKFWKVILHHLHDVLDNAISLLSAEMFLVVVNGLLQHQLLSIRKKVIELLISKLQQKDTNFLACDAKHFHNLLKPLADMVSGILTKDETVEASQQNELVFLQQTALIAIKLLSKHFALIYIAEFKDILGNLTKITKNRSSISKIVLATVVLCMIEISSNLKVHSLAHLPKFMPQMIEILQDQAELVRSHPPDNVCIAIVTGMQKLFETLPLFLGPYIVDIITALSSIGTRITAQNNEKDQRSINTLQKINTIWSKIATEVPVRILVPSCEKAYNKLMTSKNYADITVLMKLLHQSLTNANNNDLANVRIELTDLFMEALEFRVQLKNSKLEMESINTIEAAIIDAFAAWVLKLSESSFRPLYHKLYTWALQGSQQKENILTYFLLTNKIAESLKSLFVLFAGDFIEDTARLLNESNANKIDIEPETEYLTTELLKAVLSTLFNIFLHDSKEFINTQRFEYLMPAIVDQLENRLVLEQDSLQKILSDCIAQLAVDVCNDVMWKQLNYQVLLKTRTSVPEVRIFAFNCCVEIARKLGDDFTPLLPETVPFIAELFEDENPRVEKNTRKSVQELEVILGESLQKYL